The Symphalangus syndactylus isolate Jambi chromosome 16, NHGRI_mSymSyn1-v2.1_pri, whole genome shotgun sequence genome has a window encoding:
- the MFSD10 gene encoding major facilitator superfamily domain-containing protein 10 isoform X6: MSVTSGGGAWLGVAVPPLAACLARCSASVRSSIRSAPPRQARSEQPTMGWGGGGGCTPRPPIHQQPPERRVVTIVFLGLLLDLLAFTLLLPLLPGLLESHGRAHDPLYGSWQGWVDWFATAIGMPVEKRYNSVLFGGLIGSAFSVLQFLCAPLTGATSDCLGRRPVMLLCLMGVATSYAVWATSRSFAAFLASRLIGGISKGNVSLSTAIVADLGSPLARSQGMAVIGVAFSLGFTLGPMLGASLPLEMAPWFALLFAASDLLFIFCFLPETLPLEKRAPSIALGFHDAADLLSPLALLRFSAVARGQDPPSGDRLSSLRRLGLVYFLYLFLFSGLEYTLSFLTHQRFQFSRPSCCWCLPSSSSAGDVLCLCWAWGCCSTPLPPPLWCPACPPWSLAMAHQGRRARSWVHCAA; the protein is encoded by the exons ATGTCCGTCACTTCCGGGGGCGGGGCGTGGCTGGGCGTGGCCGTCCCGCCCCTGGCGGCGTGCCTGGCGCGGTGTTCCGCGTCTGTGCGATCGTCCATCCGGAGCGCGCCGCCGCGGCAG GCCAGGTCAGAGCAGCCCACCATGGgatggggagggggtggaggctgcaCCCCGCGCCCACCCATCCACCAGCAACCGCCGGAGCGCCGCGTGGTCACCATTGtcttcctcggcctcctgcttgaCCTCCTGGCCTTCACGCTGCTGCTGCCCCTGCTGCCCGGGCTGTTGGAGAGCCACGGCCGTGCCCAC GACCCCCTCTATGGCTCCTGGCAGGGCTGGGTGGACTGGTTTGCCACCGCCATCGGGATGCCAGTGGAGAAGAGGTACAACAGCGTCCTGTTCGGAG GTCTCATTGGCTCGGCCTTCTCTGTCCTGCAGTTTCTGTGTGCGCCACTCACTGGGGCCACCTCTGACTGCTTGGGGAGGCGCCCGGTGATGCTGCTGTGCCTG ATGGGTGTGGCCACCTCATATGCAGTCTGGGCCACCTCTCGGAGCTTTGCGGCCTTCCTGGCCTCCAGGCTGATTGGGGGCATCAGCAAAGGGAACGTCAGCCTCTCCACGGCCATCGTTGCTGACCTGGGCTCGCCTCTGGCCCGAAGTCAAGGCATG GCGGTCATTGGGGTGGCCTTCTCACTGGGCTTCACCCTGGGCCCTATGCTCGGAGCCTCCCTGCCCCTGGAAATGGCACCCTGGTTTGCCCTGCTCTTCGCAGCCTCCGACCTGCTGTTCATCTTCTGCTTCCTGCCAGAGACGCTGCCCCTGGAGAAACGG GCGCCCTCTATCGCCCTGGGGTTCCATGATGCAGCCGATCTGCTCAGCCCCCTGGCCCTGCTGCGCTTCTCGGCTGTCGCTCGTGGCCAGGACCCACCCTCTGGAGACA GGCTCAGCAGCCTGCGCCGCCTGGGCCTCGTCTACTTCCTCTACCTCTTCCTGTTCTCGGGCCTGGAGTACACGCTGAGCTTCCTCACACACCAGCGCTTCCAGTTCAGTAG GCCCTCCTGCTGCTGGTGCCTGCCTTCCTCCTCATCGGCTGGGGACGTTCTCTGCCTGTGCTGGGCCTGGGGCTGCTGCTCTACTCCTTTG CCGCCGCCGTTGTGGTGCCCTGCCTGTCCTCCGTGGTCGCTGGCTATG GCTCACCAGGGCAGAAGGGCACGGTCATGGGTACACTGCGCAGCCTAG
- the MFSD10 gene encoding major facilitator superfamily domain-containing protein 10 isoform X5, whose product MCSPWSLGTVAFAVAICCATPEACVSCCVGSGRGHRADQNGPCVGMPEPLPSAPLGCSPAVGCGGMAGPGGLGFPAHPTRRTPTRPGQSSPPWDGEGVEAAPRAHPSTSNRRSAAWSPLSSSASCLTSWPSRCCCPCCPGCWRATAVPTTPSMAPGRAGWTGLPPPSGCQWRRGTTASCSEFLCAPLTGATSDCLGRRPVMLLCLMGVATSYAVWATSRSFAAFLASRLIGGISKGNVSLSTAIVADLGSPLARSQGMAVIGVAFSLGFTLGPMLGASLPLEMAPWFALLFAASDLLFIFCFLPETLPLEKRAPSIALGFHDAADLLSPLALLRFSAVARGQDPPSGDRLSSLRRLGLVYFLYLFLFSGLEYTLSFLTHQRFQFSRPSCCWCLPSSSSAGDVLCLCWAWGCCSTPLPPPLWCPACPPWSLAMAHQGRRARSWVHCAA is encoded by the exons ATGTGCTCACCCTGGTCCCTCGGGACCGTTGCCTTTGCGGTTGCGATTTGTTGTGCAACCCCCGAAGCTTGCGTTTCCTGCTGCGTGGGGTCGGGGCGGGGGCATCGCGCAGACCAGAACGGCCCCTGCGTCGGTATGCCGGAGCCCCTGCCATCAGCGCCTTTAGGGTGCTCGCCGGCTGTCGGGTGTGGGGGCATGGCAGGCCCTGGAGGACTCGGCTTCCCCGCTCACCCGACCCGCCGCACCCCAACCAGGCCAGGTCAGAGCAGCCCACCATGGgatggggagggggtggaggctgcaCCCCGCGCCCACCCATCCACCAGCAACCGCCGGAGCGCCGCGTGGTCACCATTGtcttcctcggcctcctgcttgaCCTCCTGGCCTTCACGCTGCTGCTGCCCCTGCTGCCCGGGCTGTTGGAGAGCCACGGCCGTGCCCAC GACCCCCTCTATGGCTCCTGGCAGGGCTGGGTGGACTGGTTTGCCACCGCCATCGGGATGCCAGTGGAGAAGAGGTACAACAGCGTCCTGTTCGGAG TTTCTGTGTGCGCCACTCACTGGGGCCACCTCTGACTGCTTGGGGAGGCGCCCGGTGATGCTGCTGTGCCTG ATGGGTGTGGCCACCTCATATGCAGTCTGGGCCACCTCTCGGAGCTTTGCGGCCTTCCTGGCCTCCAGGCTGATTGGGGGCATCAGCAAAGGGAACGTCAGCCTCTCCACGGCCATCGTTGCTGACCTGGGCTCGCCTCTGGCCCGAAGTCAAGGCATG GCGGTCATTGGGGTGGCCTTCTCACTGGGCTTCACCCTGGGCCCTATGCTCGGAGCCTCCCTGCCCCTGGAAATGGCACCCTGGTTTGCCCTGCTCTTCGCAGCCTCCGACCTGCTGTTCATCTTCTGCTTCCTGCCAGAGACGCTGCCCCTGGAGAAACGG GCGCCCTCTATCGCCCTGGGGTTCCATGATGCAGCCGATCTGCTCAGCCCCCTGGCCCTGCTGCGCTTCTCGGCTGTCGCTCGTGGCCAGGACCCACCCTCTGGAGACA GGCTCAGCAGCCTGCGCCGCCTGGGCCTCGTCTACTTCCTCTACCTCTTCCTGTTCTCGGGCCTGGAGTACACGCTGAGCTTCCTCACACACCAGCGCTTCCAGTTCAGTAG GCCCTCCTGCTGCTGGTGCCTGCCTTCCTCCTCATCGGCTGGGGACGTTCTCTGCCTGTGCTGGGCCTGGGGCTGCTGCTCTACTCCTTTG CCGCCGCCGTTGTGGTGCCCTGCCTGTCCTCCGTGGTCGCTGGCTATG GCTCACCAGGGCAGAAGGGCACGGTCATGGGTACACTGCGCAGCCTAG
- the MFSD10 gene encoding major facilitator superfamily domain-containing protein 10 isoform X3, which produces MCSPWSLGTVAFAVAICCATPEACVSCCVGSGRGHRADQNGPCVGMPEPLPSAPLGCSPAVGCGGMAGPGGLGFPAHPTRRTPTRPGQSSPPWDGEGVEAAPRAHPSTSNRRSAAWSPLSSSASCLTSWPSRCCCPCCPGCWRATAVPTTPSMAPGRAGWTGLPPPSGCQWRRGTTASCSEFLCAPLTGATSDCLGRRPVMLLCLAVIGVAFSLGFTLGPMLGASLPLEMAPWFALLFAASDLLFIFCFLPETLPLEKRAPSIALGFHDAADLLSPLALLRFSAVARGQDPPSGDRLSSLRRLGLVYFLYLFLFSGLEYTLSFLTHQRFQFSSLQQGKMFFLIGLTMATIQGAYARRIHPGGEVAAVKRALLLLVPAFLLIGWGRSLPVLGLGLLLYSFAAAVVVPCLSSVVAGYGSPGQKGTVMGTLRSLGALARAAGPLVAASVYWLAGAQACFTTWSGLFLLPFFLLQKLSYPAQTLKAE; this is translated from the exons ATGTGCTCACCCTGGTCCCTCGGGACCGTTGCCTTTGCGGTTGCGATTTGTTGTGCAACCCCCGAAGCTTGCGTTTCCTGCTGCGTGGGGTCGGGGCGGGGGCATCGCGCAGACCAGAACGGCCCCTGCGTCGGTATGCCGGAGCCCCTGCCATCAGCGCCTTTAGGGTGCTCGCCGGCTGTCGGGTGTGGGGGCATGGCAGGCCCTGGAGGACTCGGCTTCCCCGCTCACCCGACCCGCCGCACCCCAACCAGGCCAGGTCAGAGCAGCCCACCATGGgatggggagggggtggaggctgcaCCCCGCGCCCACCCATCCACCAGCAACCGCCGGAGCGCCGCGTGGTCACCATTGtcttcctcggcctcctgcttgaCCTCCTGGCCTTCACGCTGCTGCTGCCCCTGCTGCCCGGGCTGTTGGAGAGCCACGGCCGTGCCCAC GACCCCCTCTATGGCTCCTGGCAGGGCTGGGTGGACTGGTTTGCCACCGCCATCGGGATGCCAGTGGAGAAGAGGTACAACAGCGTCCTGTTCGGAG TTTCTGTGTGCGCCACTCACTGGGGCCACCTCTGACTGCTTGGGGAGGCGCCCGGTGATGCTGCTGTGCCTG GCGGTCATTGGGGTGGCCTTCTCACTGGGCTTCACCCTGGGCCCTATGCTCGGAGCCTCCCTGCCCCTGGAAATGGCACCCTGGTTTGCCCTGCTCTTCGCAGCCTCCGACCTGCTGTTCATCTTCTGCTTCCTGCCAGAGACGCTGCCCCTGGAGAAACGG GCGCCCTCTATCGCCCTGGGGTTCCATGATGCAGCCGATCTGCTCAGCCCCCTGGCCCTGCTGCGCTTCTCGGCTGTCGCTCGTGGCCAGGACCCACCCTCTGGAGACA GGCTCAGCAGCCTGCGCCGCCTGGGCCTCGTCTACTTCCTCTACCTCTTCCTGTTCTCGGGCCTGGAGTACACGCTGAGCTTCCTCACACACCAGCGCTTCCAGTTCAGTAG CCTACAGCAGGGGAAGATGTTTTTCCTCATCGGCCTCACCATGGCCACCATCCAGGGTGCCTATGCCCGGCGGATCCACCCTGGTGGGGAAGTTGCTGCCGTGAAGCGG GCCCTCCTGCTGCTGGTGCCTGCCTTCCTCCTCATCGGCTGGGGACGTTCTCTGCCTGTGCTGGGCCTGGGGCTGCTGCTCTACTCCTTTG CCGCCGCCGTTGTGGTGCCCTGCCTGTCCTCCGTGGTCGCTGGCTATG GCTCACCAGGGCAGAAGGGCACGGTCATGGGTACACTGCGCAGCCTAGGCGCTCTGGCCAGGGCCGCGGGGCCCCTGGTGGCTGCTTCAG TGTACTGGCTGGCCGGGGCCCAGGCCTGCTTCACCACGTGGTCCGGGCTGTTTTtgctccccttcttcctcctgcaGAAGCTGAGTTATCCAGCACAGACGCTCAAGGCTGAGTag
- the MFSD10 gene encoding major facilitator superfamily domain-containing protein 10 isoform X4, which produces MSVTSGGGAWLGVAVPPLAACLARCSASVRSSIRSAPPRQARSEQPTMGWGGGGGCTPRPPIHQQPPERRVVTIVFLGLLLDLLAFTLLLPLLPGLLESHGRAHDPLYGSWQGWVDWFATAIGMPVEKRYNSVLFGGLIGSAFSVLQFLCAPLTGATSDCLGRRPVMLLCLAVIGVAFSLGFTLGPMLGASLPLEMAPWFALLFAASDLLFIFCFLPETLPLEKRAPSIALGFHDAADLLSPLALLRFSAVARGQDPPSGDRLSSLRRLGLVYFLYLFLFSGLEYTLSFLTHQRFQFSSLQQGKMFFLIGLTMATIQGAYARRIHPGGEVAAVKRALLLLVPAFLLIGWGRSLPVLGLGLLLYSFAAAVVVPCLSSVVAGYGSPGQKGTVMGTLRSLGALARAAGPLVAASVYWLAGAQACFTTWSGLFLLPFFLLQKLSYPAQTLKAE; this is translated from the exons ATGTCCGTCACTTCCGGGGGCGGGGCGTGGCTGGGCGTGGCCGTCCCGCCCCTGGCGGCGTGCCTGGCGCGGTGTTCCGCGTCTGTGCGATCGTCCATCCGGAGCGCGCCGCCGCGGCAG GCCAGGTCAGAGCAGCCCACCATGGgatggggagggggtggaggctgcaCCCCGCGCCCACCCATCCACCAGCAACCGCCGGAGCGCCGCGTGGTCACCATTGtcttcctcggcctcctgcttgaCCTCCTGGCCTTCACGCTGCTGCTGCCCCTGCTGCCCGGGCTGTTGGAGAGCCACGGCCGTGCCCAC GACCCCCTCTATGGCTCCTGGCAGGGCTGGGTGGACTGGTTTGCCACCGCCATCGGGATGCCAGTGGAGAAGAGGTACAACAGCGTCCTGTTCGGAG GTCTCATTGGCTCGGCCTTCTCTGTCCTGCAGTTTCTGTGTGCGCCACTCACTGGGGCCACCTCTGACTGCTTGGGGAGGCGCCCGGTGATGCTGCTGTGCCTG GCGGTCATTGGGGTGGCCTTCTCACTGGGCTTCACCCTGGGCCCTATGCTCGGAGCCTCCCTGCCCCTGGAAATGGCACCCTGGTTTGCCCTGCTCTTCGCAGCCTCCGACCTGCTGTTCATCTTCTGCTTCCTGCCAGAGACGCTGCCCCTGGAGAAACGG GCGCCCTCTATCGCCCTGGGGTTCCATGATGCAGCCGATCTGCTCAGCCCCCTGGCCCTGCTGCGCTTCTCGGCTGTCGCTCGTGGCCAGGACCCACCCTCTGGAGACA GGCTCAGCAGCCTGCGCCGCCTGGGCCTCGTCTACTTCCTCTACCTCTTCCTGTTCTCGGGCCTGGAGTACACGCTGAGCTTCCTCACACACCAGCGCTTCCAGTTCAGTAG CCTACAGCAGGGGAAGATGTTTTTCCTCATCGGCCTCACCATGGCCACCATCCAGGGTGCCTATGCCCGGCGGATCCACCCTGGTGGGGAAGTTGCTGCCGTGAAGCGG GCCCTCCTGCTGCTGGTGCCTGCCTTCCTCCTCATCGGCTGGGGACGTTCTCTGCCTGTGCTGGGCCTGGGGCTGCTGCTCTACTCCTTTG CCGCCGCCGTTGTGGTGCCCTGCCTGTCCTCCGTGGTCGCTGGCTATG GCTCACCAGGGCAGAAGGGCACGGTCATGGGTACACTGCGCAGCCTAGGCGCTCTGGCCAGGGCCGCGGGGCCCCTGGTGGCTGCTTCAG TGTACTGGCTGGCCGGGGCCCAGGCCTGCTTCACCACGTGGTCCGGGCTGTTTTtgctccccttcttcctcctgcaGAAGCTGAGTTATCCAGCACAGACGCTCAAGGCTGAGTag
- the MFSD10 gene encoding major facilitator superfamily domain-containing protein 10 isoform X1, translating to MSVTSGGGAWLGVAVPPLAACLARCSASVRSSIRSAPPRQARSEQPTMGWGGGGGCTPRPPIHQQPPERRVVTIVFLGLLLDLLAFTLLLPLLPGLLESHGRAHDPLYGSWQGWVDWFATAIGMPVEKRYNSVLFGGLIGSAFSVLQFLCAPLTGATSDCLGRRPVMLLCLMGVATSYAVWATSRSFAAFLASRLIGGISKGNVSLSTAIVADLGSPLARSQGMAVIGVAFSLGFTLGPMLGASLPLEMAPWFALLFAASDLLFIFCFLPETLPLEKRAPSIALGFHDAADLLSPLALLRFSAVARGQDPPSGDRLSSLRRLGLVYFLYLFLFSGLEYTLSFLTHQRFQFSSLQQGKMFFLIGLTMATIQGAYARRIHPGGEVAAVKRALLLLVPAFLLIGWGRSLPVLGLGLLLYSFAAAVVVPCLSSVVAGYGSPGQKGTVMGTLRSLGALARAAGPLVAASVYWLAGAQACFTTWSGLFLLPFFLLQKLSYPAQTLKAE from the exons ATGTCCGTCACTTCCGGGGGCGGGGCGTGGCTGGGCGTGGCCGTCCCGCCCCTGGCGGCGTGCCTGGCGCGGTGTTCCGCGTCTGTGCGATCGTCCATCCGGAGCGCGCCGCCGCGGCAG GCCAGGTCAGAGCAGCCCACCATGGgatggggagggggtggaggctgcaCCCCGCGCCCACCCATCCACCAGCAACCGCCGGAGCGCCGCGTGGTCACCATTGtcttcctcggcctcctgcttgaCCTCCTGGCCTTCACGCTGCTGCTGCCCCTGCTGCCCGGGCTGTTGGAGAGCCACGGCCGTGCCCAC GACCCCCTCTATGGCTCCTGGCAGGGCTGGGTGGACTGGTTTGCCACCGCCATCGGGATGCCAGTGGAGAAGAGGTACAACAGCGTCCTGTTCGGAG GTCTCATTGGCTCGGCCTTCTCTGTCCTGCAGTTTCTGTGTGCGCCACTCACTGGGGCCACCTCTGACTGCTTGGGGAGGCGCCCGGTGATGCTGCTGTGCCTG ATGGGTGTGGCCACCTCATATGCAGTCTGGGCCACCTCTCGGAGCTTTGCGGCCTTCCTGGCCTCCAGGCTGATTGGGGGCATCAGCAAAGGGAACGTCAGCCTCTCCACGGCCATCGTTGCTGACCTGGGCTCGCCTCTGGCCCGAAGTCAAGGCATG GCGGTCATTGGGGTGGCCTTCTCACTGGGCTTCACCCTGGGCCCTATGCTCGGAGCCTCCCTGCCCCTGGAAATGGCACCCTGGTTTGCCCTGCTCTTCGCAGCCTCCGACCTGCTGTTCATCTTCTGCTTCCTGCCAGAGACGCTGCCCCTGGAGAAACGG GCGCCCTCTATCGCCCTGGGGTTCCATGATGCAGCCGATCTGCTCAGCCCCCTGGCCCTGCTGCGCTTCTCGGCTGTCGCTCGTGGCCAGGACCCACCCTCTGGAGACA GGCTCAGCAGCCTGCGCCGCCTGGGCCTCGTCTACTTCCTCTACCTCTTCCTGTTCTCGGGCCTGGAGTACACGCTGAGCTTCCTCACACACCAGCGCTTCCAGTTCAGTAG CCTACAGCAGGGGAAGATGTTTTTCCTCATCGGCCTCACCATGGCCACCATCCAGGGTGCCTATGCCCGGCGGATCCACCCTGGTGGGGAAGTTGCTGCCGTGAAGCGG GCCCTCCTGCTGCTGGTGCCTGCCTTCCTCCTCATCGGCTGGGGACGTTCTCTGCCTGTGCTGGGCCTGGGGCTGCTGCTCTACTCCTTTG CCGCCGCCGTTGTGGTGCCCTGCCTGTCCTCCGTGGTCGCTGGCTATG GCTCACCAGGGCAGAAGGGCACGGTCATGGGTACACTGCGCAGCCTAGGCGCTCTGGCCAGGGCCGCGGGGCCCCTGGTGGCTGCTTCAG TGTACTGGCTGGCCGGGGCCCAGGCCTGCTTCACCACGTGGTCCGGGCTGTTTTtgctccccttcttcctcctgcaGAAGCTGAGTTATCCAGCACAGACGCTCAAGGCTGAGTag
- the MFSD10 gene encoding major facilitator superfamily domain-containing protein 10 isoform X2 encodes MCSPWSLGTVAFAVAICCATPEACVSCCVGSGRGHRADQNGPCVGMPEPLPSAPLGCSPAVGCGGMAGPGGLGFPAHPTRRTPTRPGQSSPPWDGEGVEAAPRAHPSTSNRRSAAWSPLSSSASCLTSWPSRCCCPCCPGCWRATAVPTTPSMAPGRAGWTGLPPPSGCQWRRGTTASCSEFLCAPLTGATSDCLGRRPVMLLCLMGVATSYAVWATSRSFAAFLASRLIGGISKGNVSLSTAIVADLGSPLARSQGMAVIGVAFSLGFTLGPMLGASLPLEMAPWFALLFAASDLLFIFCFLPETLPLEKRAPSIALGFHDAADLLSPLALLRFSAVARGQDPPSGDRLSSLRRLGLVYFLYLFLFSGLEYTLSFLTHQRFQFSSLQQGKMFFLIGLTMATIQGAYARRIHPGGEVAAVKRALLLLVPAFLLIGWGRSLPVLGLGLLLYSFAAAVVVPCLSSVVAGYGSPGQKGTVMGTLRSLGALARAAGPLVAASVYWLAGAQACFTTWSGLFLLPFFLLQKLSYPAQTLKAE; translated from the exons ATGTGCTCACCCTGGTCCCTCGGGACCGTTGCCTTTGCGGTTGCGATTTGTTGTGCAACCCCCGAAGCTTGCGTTTCCTGCTGCGTGGGGTCGGGGCGGGGGCATCGCGCAGACCAGAACGGCCCCTGCGTCGGTATGCCGGAGCCCCTGCCATCAGCGCCTTTAGGGTGCTCGCCGGCTGTCGGGTGTGGGGGCATGGCAGGCCCTGGAGGACTCGGCTTCCCCGCTCACCCGACCCGCCGCACCCCAACCAGGCCAGGTCAGAGCAGCCCACCATGGgatggggagggggtggaggctgcaCCCCGCGCCCACCCATCCACCAGCAACCGCCGGAGCGCCGCGTGGTCACCATTGtcttcctcggcctcctgcttgaCCTCCTGGCCTTCACGCTGCTGCTGCCCCTGCTGCCCGGGCTGTTGGAGAGCCACGGCCGTGCCCAC GACCCCCTCTATGGCTCCTGGCAGGGCTGGGTGGACTGGTTTGCCACCGCCATCGGGATGCCAGTGGAGAAGAGGTACAACAGCGTCCTGTTCGGAG TTTCTGTGTGCGCCACTCACTGGGGCCACCTCTGACTGCTTGGGGAGGCGCCCGGTGATGCTGCTGTGCCTG ATGGGTGTGGCCACCTCATATGCAGTCTGGGCCACCTCTCGGAGCTTTGCGGCCTTCCTGGCCTCCAGGCTGATTGGGGGCATCAGCAAAGGGAACGTCAGCCTCTCCACGGCCATCGTTGCTGACCTGGGCTCGCCTCTGGCCCGAAGTCAAGGCATG GCGGTCATTGGGGTGGCCTTCTCACTGGGCTTCACCCTGGGCCCTATGCTCGGAGCCTCCCTGCCCCTGGAAATGGCACCCTGGTTTGCCCTGCTCTTCGCAGCCTCCGACCTGCTGTTCATCTTCTGCTTCCTGCCAGAGACGCTGCCCCTGGAGAAACGG GCGCCCTCTATCGCCCTGGGGTTCCATGATGCAGCCGATCTGCTCAGCCCCCTGGCCCTGCTGCGCTTCTCGGCTGTCGCTCGTGGCCAGGACCCACCCTCTGGAGACA GGCTCAGCAGCCTGCGCCGCCTGGGCCTCGTCTACTTCCTCTACCTCTTCCTGTTCTCGGGCCTGGAGTACACGCTGAGCTTCCTCACACACCAGCGCTTCCAGTTCAGTAG CCTACAGCAGGGGAAGATGTTTTTCCTCATCGGCCTCACCATGGCCACCATCCAGGGTGCCTATGCCCGGCGGATCCACCCTGGTGGGGAAGTTGCTGCCGTGAAGCGG GCCCTCCTGCTGCTGGTGCCTGCCTTCCTCCTCATCGGCTGGGGACGTTCTCTGCCTGTGCTGGGCCTGGGGCTGCTGCTCTACTCCTTTG CCGCCGCCGTTGTGGTGCCCTGCCTGTCCTCCGTGGTCGCTGGCTATG GCTCACCAGGGCAGAAGGGCACGGTCATGGGTACACTGCGCAGCCTAGGCGCTCTGGCCAGGGCCGCGGGGCCCCTGGTGGCTGCTTCAG TGTACTGGCTGGCCGGGGCCCAGGCCTGCTTCACCACGTGGTCCGGGCTGTTTTtgctccccttcttcctcctgcaGAAGCTGAGTTATCCAGCACAGACGCTCAAGGCTGAGTag